In the Clostridium beijerinckii genome, one interval contains:
- a CDS encoding AraC family transcriptional regulator, with product MNVYREYVIPESDDIERLLKTKMTRLAHLLYTFAPQDGVLDLPISGLSIVRYSGTEIDCPKTFYLPSLSIVAQGARSISIGHETYKLDKSQMLMNPITLPISLQTMKATKSEPLLIIRLDLNPERIAEIVPKVYSHGLPEIKQWRAGHVMNADISIIDAMIRLLECLQKPGDVEFIAPLIMDEILIRLLRSSAGVHVAAMGFADSGVHQVSEAIAWLRKNFSQAVKVSDLAKLTHMSESSFYNHFKAVTSMSPMQYQKALRLHEARSLMLSQRMDVTTASGMVGYVSNSQFSRDYSAFYGAPPRKDIGRLYRRSPKIY from the coding sequence ATGAATGTATATCGTGAGTATGTAATTCCAGAATCGGATGACATTGAAAGATTACTCAAAACAAAAATGACTCGATTAGCACACCTGCTATATACCTTTGCTCCACAGGATGGTGTTTTAGATCTGCCAATCTCTGGTCTGTCTATCGTTCGCTATTCAGGAACAGAGATAGATTGTCCAAAGACTTTCTATTTACCTTCTTTAAGTATTGTTGCCCAAGGAGCAAGGTCTATCTCAATAGGTCACGAGACATACAAGCTTGATAAATCACAAATGTTAATGAATCCAATCACTCTGCCAATTTCTCTGCAAACTATGAAGGCAACTAAATCTGAGCCTCTCCTTATTATAAGGCTGGATCTTAATCCCGAGAGGATTGCTGAGATTGTTCCGAAAGTATATTCTCATGGTCTGCCTGAAATAAAACAGTGGCGTGCTGGACATGTTATGAATGCAGATATAAGCATTATTGATGCAATGATAAGGCTTTTGGAGTGCTTGCAGAAACCAGGAGATGTAGAATTCATTGCACCACTGATTATGGATGAAATTCTAATTCGCCTACTTCGCAGTTCTGCTGGAGTTCATGTTGCAGCCATGGGATTTGCAGACTCAGGAGTACATCAAGTGTCAGAAGCAATAGCTTGGCTTCGTAAAAATTTTTCTCAGGCAGTTAAAGTTTCAGACTTAGCCAAACTGACACATATGAGTGAATCCTCTTTCTATAATCATTTTAAAGCGGTCACTTCGATGTCCCCTATGCAATATCAAAAAGCTCTGCGTCTACATGAAGCGAGGAGTCTAATGCTGTCCCAACGCATGGATGTGACCACTGCCAGCGGAATGGTAGGTTATGTTAGTAATTCTCAATTTAGCCGAGATTACAGCGCTTTTTATGGAGCTCCCCCTAGAAAAGATATAGGAAGACTATACAGACGAAGCCCAAAAATATATTAA
- a CDS encoding flavodoxin family protein codes for MAFVGSARKDGNTSKIVDAICSGIKKNGHEVETYNLAELDNKGCRACGLCQANKVEYCSINDKMTELLPKIADADCIIVGTPVYMVHVSGYTKNFLDRLFTFFVESNHTTRLLPGKKYITVTCSGAPAEAFKNVTEYLSQIFGDYSQMVNSGNIIAGNLHSKDDILSQQEIFNQAEEIGQKLN; via the coding sequence ATGGCTTTTGTAGGCAGTGCAAGAAAGGACGGAAATACTTCAAAAATAGTTGATGCCATTTGTTCGGGCATTAAGAAAAATGGACATGAAGTTGAAACTTATAATTTAGCAGAACTTGATAATAAAGGCTGCAGGGCTTGTGGTTTATGTCAAGCAAATAAAGTGGAATATTGTTCTATTAACGACAAGATGACTGAACTTTTACCTAAGATAGCTGATGCTGATTGCATTATAGTTGGAACACCAGTCTATATGGTGCACGTGAGCGGTTATACAAAAAATTTCCTAGATAGACTATTTACGTTTTTTGTGGAATCCAATCATACCACAAGACTTTTACCAGGAAAAAAGTATATAACTGTTACATGTAGCGGTGCACCTGCTGAAGCATTTAAAAATGTTACAGAATATCTTAGTCAAATTTTTGGCGACTATAGTCAAATGGTGAATTCAGGTAATATCATCGCAGGAAACTTGCACAGTAAGGATGATATTCTTAGTCAACAAGAAATTTTTAACCAAGCTGAGGAAATAGGACAAAAACTAAACTAA